In the genome of Desulfitobacterium chlororespirans DSM 11544, one region contains:
- a CDS encoding thiolase family protein — MKEAFIIEAKRTAIGKAGRGSLAHMRPDDLAAFVIQDVLKSAPDLNPSDIDDCVIGCSFPEGEQGMNMARVIALRAGLPIDVSGLTINRFCSSGLQAISLAADRIRLGEADAMLAGGAESMSAVPMGGGKPAPNPYMMEHCPEVYLSMGLTAENVAKKYEITREQQDEFAAASHQKAHAAQVGGRFEEEIVPVLIASGKKGEVWFSKDEGIRADSTVESLGKLKPAFKNGGCVTAGNSSQTSDGAAATLLMSEEKVKELDLKPLAVWRGFAVAGVEAELMGIGPIKAIPKVLKQVGLTLEQIDLFELNEAFASQSLAIIKTLGIDPAKVNPNGGAIAFGHPLGCTGAKLTATLLHEMKRRGLKYGMVTMCIGGGMGAAGVYELL, encoded by the coding sequence ATGAAAGAAGCATTTATTATTGAAGCGAAACGTACTGCCATCGGCAAAGCCGGTCGGGGCTCCCTGGCTCACATGCGTCCGGATGATTTGGCAGCCTTTGTTATTCAGGATGTTTTGAAAAGTGCCCCCGATCTAAATCCATCAGACATTGATGATTGTGTCATCGGCTGCTCCTTCCCCGAGGGAGAACAAGGGATGAACATGGCCCGGGTGATTGCTCTGCGGGCAGGTCTTCCCATCGATGTATCCGGACTCACCATCAACCGCTTTTGTTCCTCAGGACTGCAGGCTATCTCCCTGGCAGCAGACAGAATCCGTTTGGGAGAAGCGGACGCCATGCTGGCCGGCGGAGCAGAAAGCATGTCCGCAGTGCCTATGGGCGGCGGCAAGCCGGCCCCCAATCCCTACATGATGGAGCATTGTCCGGAAGTCTACCTCTCCATGGGACTTACCGCTGAAAATGTAGCCAAGAAATATGAAATTACCCGGGAACAGCAGGATGAGTTTGCCGCAGCCAGCCATCAAAAGGCCCACGCAGCCCAAGTCGGCGGCCGTTTTGAGGAAGAGATCGTTCCTGTCCTTATCGCCAGTGGTAAAAAAGGAGAAGTATGGTTCAGTAAAGACGAAGGTATCCGTGCCGATAGTACCGTGGAATCCCTCGGCAAATTAAAGCCGGCCTTTAAAAACGGCGGCTGCGTCACGGCGGGGAACTCCTCTCAGACCAGTGACGGTGCTGCAGCCACCCTCCTTATGTCCGAAGAAAAGGTCAAGGAACTGGACCTGAAACCCCTTGCCGTATGGCGCGGTTTCGCCGTGGCAGGAGTCGAAGCGGAACTTATGGGAATCGGTCCTATCAAGGCCATCCCTAAAGTTCTCAAGCAAGTGGGCTTAACCCTTGAGCAAATAGACCTCTTTGAACTCAACGAGGCCTTTGCCTCTCAGTCCCTGGCCATCATCAAGACCCTGGGCATCGACCCGGCCAAGGTCAACCCCAACGGCGGCGCCATCGCTTTCGGACACCCCCTGGGCTGCACCGGAGCTAAGCTCACCGCCACCCTGCTCCATGAAATGAAACGCCGCGGTCTCAAGTACGGTATGGTGACCATGTGCATCGGCGGCGGTATGGGAGCCGCAGGAGTCTACGAGCTTCTGTAA